The Candidatus Defluviibacterium haderslevense DNA window TAGTATTAGGTATTGACTTGGAAGGGAAACAAGATATTTTAAGTATCCATATTGTTGAAAATGAAACGGCTGCTTCTTGGATGTATATTCTTAATGACTTAAAAATAAGAGGAATGGAAGATGTTTTGTTTTTGTGTTCAGACAATCTACCTGGACTTCAAAAAGCTGTTGAAGCATCCTTTCCAAAAACGATCCATCAAATTTGTATAGTGCACCAAATCAGAAACACTTTAAAGCATGTAAGTTATAAAGACCGTAAAGAAGTTCTGTTAAATGTTAAAGCAATATATCAAGCACACGATGAATCTTCAGCTCAACACGCTTTGGAAATGTTCAAAGCAAAATGGCAATCAAAATATCACCAAGCAATACAATCTTGGTATCAAAATTGGGATGCATTAACTTCATTTTTAGGATATCCTCAAGAAATCAGAAAATTAATTTATACGACCAATGTTATTGAAAGTTTTAATGCCTCATTACGCAAGTATACAAGAAATAAAAAAGTTTTTCCAAATGATGAATCCGCATTGAAATCCATTTATTTGGCTGCTCAACAAATTAGGCCGAGATGGAGTAAAACAAGATTTAACTGGTCGATTATTTATAATCAATTGTATATTTACTTTGAAAATCGAATTATTTAGAAATTATGGTGCCTATTCTTTCTTTTAAACACAAAATTTTCAATAGTCTCAATTGAAGGGCGCTTTTATTGGATTTTTTATTCTTTCTTATCTACCTTATGGGCCTCCTTTTTAATACCTTGAAATTCTTCAGCATCTATTTGCTTTTCAAGTAGATCAAAAATACTATTGTATTGTTCCATTAATGACTTAGTGAAAATATTATATACTTCATTGTCTTTAGTTATTTCACCTAAAAATGAAACATCACGATCTCTCCACTTTATACTCCCTGTATAAGTCAATGGAGCTTCAGGTAATGTAATATTCTTCTTCCATAGCTTTTCATTAAAATTACTTGAGCTTGCTGTAATAGTGAGTGTTGTTGTAAAAGATCCTTTGCCAAAATAAGTATACCAAACTGTTGACTGTGCCTTACTATCAACCATTAATTCTGCAAATGAAGGAGCTTTTTCATTTCTTTTAACCTTTCTCTCTAAATTTGAAAAATTTAAATCTATAACTACCTTAACAATCATGTCAGAATTCAATTTGTCGTTATATAGCATTTCTCCAATTTGATTATAAGGCCCTCTGATTTTAAACCCTTTAGAAGTAAGAAGTTCTTCAAAATCATTACCCATACTTTTTCTATAGGTATCAAATAAGCTACCATCCATGTTTGAATTACCATATTCAGGATTTAATAAAGCAATCGTTACCTCTGCTGATCCAGTTCCGGCAATAGTATTTGTACTGTAATCAAATTTAACTGGATTTTTATTTACTTGAATAAAAGCAGGTGCTTTTTTTGGAGAACACCCATTGAAGATTATTATTAAAAGGAAGAGCCCAATCTTTAAACAAGTATTTAATCTCTTCAAGCAAAGCCATTTTTTCATAATTTTAAAATTTATGTGGAATTATAGATTTGTCTTAAATTGCAAAAACACAAAGGTAGAAGCAGGATACATAATCTTCTAAAACTCAGAGTTTTAAAATAATACTTTGAAGAATTAAATTATTACTGTAAATTTGTATTAAACTTGATTTATGAGCTTAGGGACTAAAATTCGAAAAATCAGAGAACTCAAAGGATATTCGCAAGAAAACATGGCGCATGCCTTAGAAATGAGTCAAGCTGGATATGGTAAAATTGAAAGAGATGAGGTCAATATTACTTATGATAAGCTCATGAAAATTGCTGAGGTTTTAGAAACTCAAATTGAGAATATCATAAATTTTGATGAAAAAACAGTAATTACAAATTTTAACCCAAAAATTCATCAACAAATTGGGTCGTATTATTATTCTTCTGAAATGAAAGAACTTTATCAAGCACAGATTAAATTGCTTGAGGAAAAGGTTAAATTTTTAGAAGATAAAATCAAACAATTGACACTTAACTAATATAATTATCGAATTCTAAATAAACTTGAACTAAAGAAAAAAAATATATGTTGAGAAAAATCGATGGAGACTCTTAACTCTATTTGGTCTACTGATTTTACCATCAACCTACTTGCTGGTTTTACTGAATTATTATTAATTTTTATTATTAAGCTAATTCGAGAGATTCTAATAAAAAAATTAACACTTTATAACAGAAAGAGATATTTATATGATAAAAGGTATATAGTACTTGTTCAGTGTATCTTAGCTATTTTCACCGCAATGTTATTTCTCTATTTTAATTATGATTCATTAACAAAAAGGGGTGTGTTTATTTTAATGGCTCTTTTGTGTACAATTCTATGTATCCTAATTCTTAAAGAAACTTTTAAATTTTGGAATTTAGGATTAAGTCATATTGCTTCTCAAATTGCTATTGATACATATTCAATTGTGTTTAAATCAACTAATAGATCTTTTTATCTTGTCGGAACAAATGCTTATAGTTTTTCCAACTTATTAGAATTTGAACATATGTTAAAAAGAATAAGAGAATCAAGTGGAGATGTAAAATTACTATTAGCTGACCCAAATTCAGTCGGACTTGTAGAAGCAGCTAGTAACAGAGGGGTTAGAGAAAACTTATATGGAAATCAGGCAAGATTGTCGTTAGGACAAATTATTTTTCTAAAACGAAAACTTGGAATAAATATTGAAGTAAGAATGTACAATGCAAGAACCATTGATGAACTACCAATTTTTAGAGCAATGTTCTTAGATGAACAGTATTGTGTTGCATCAATATCTGTTTATGGGAGAGCCGATAATGGTAAGTATTTTCCTCAAATCTTTGCTAAAAACAATTCTATGCAAAATAAAATATCAAAAACAATGTATAATATAGTCTATAGATACTTTAGAAGTTTATGGAATAATTCATTACAAATATCAACAGTAACTGAAAATGAATTATTTGAATACTGGACAAAACATGCTTTAATTATAAATAAAGAAAATGAATGATTATTTTAAAATAATTGGACCTGAATGGCCAGAATTATCCAATGTCAATGCTTTTACAATTTTATCCAATTCTAAACTTGGTGAACCAGTTTTTTTAATGGGGAATCTGAAATAGCAAATGAGAATAGGAATAAATTGGAAATGTATATTAAACCTAAAATTCCAATTCATTGGATTAAACAAATACATAGCAATAAAATAATAGAATTACCTGCATCAAATGATATAGAAGCAGATGGATCATTTACAAATGTGCCAGGAATAGTTTGTGCAGTAAAGACTGCAGATTGCCTACCTATTGTTTTTACAAATTCAAAATGTACCAAAGTTGGCATCGTGCATGCTGGTTGGAGAGGACTATACAATGAAATAATTGGAAATATGATCGCTAAATTGAATGAACCAATTAAAGATTTATTAGTTTGGATTGGCCCTGGAATATCTTCGGAGAGTTATGAAGTTGGTTCTGAAATTTATGATAAATTTACAAATTTGGATATAAATTTTGGAAGTGCTTTTACTAAAAAGATAAACGGCAAGTACCAAGCAGATTTATATATGATAGCAAAAATTCAATTAATTAATCTTGGAGTTAAAACATCACAAATTTCTGGTGCTAAGTGGGATACATTTTCTAATTTGGATTTGCATTCAAGTAGAAGAGATGGAGAAAGATCTGGAAGAATGGCAACAGTTGTTTGGATTAATGAATAAAATGGTCTTTAACTGATTATTAATGCAATTAATCATTTAAAAAAAACCATGTCAAAGCTAGCGACAATGAATCAAAAATCGCCATATTCCTATCCTCACTCATCCATAGTTTTCTTTCAGCTGGTTTATAGACTTTAAGTTCTTCAAATTCTGTCAGCAAGTGCTTGGCAATTTCATATTTTGTAACATGTTTAGGCCTAAAGACATCACGTATTTGGTCTCTGGAATATTGAATGACTGGAAGTTTTTCTGATTCCGCAAAAGCCATAATTTCATTAATGAGTTTCTTTGTCCTTTTACCAGTTCTGGACACTTTGCTTTCCGGATTAAGTAAAACAATATGTGTCGGCGGGAAGTCCTCAAACATTTTTTTGATTCTTTCCAAAATCCGTTTATTGCTAATTGGATTAAATCTAACTGAGCCAAACCCGACTAGCTTTCTGACATTTTCCATATACACAAAGCCAAAACCGTTTGTGTTTGGATACATTGCGAATATGGTGTTTATTTTCTCTATTGTTGTTTGCATATGATTTTATGTAGTTAATCTATTAAATGTTTGTTCGAGGAAATTAATTTTAAAGGTATTCTTTAATGTTATTTGTTCTTCTTTTCTTAGTTCGTTGATTAAATCTCTTATCCGTTCGACAATCTTCTGTTTTACTATCCTAGATTCCGGTTTTAATAATTCTTCAATTGGAGCATCAAAAATATAGTG harbors:
- a CDS encoding IS256 family transposase is translated as MNDKANQLLESLLKEIKSSEELKVVNDQLFKRGVQTLLAAEMDAHLGYENGDKPIGENIRNGYSEKTLKTQKGEVTIKVPRDRQGTFEPVTVPKHKTMVQEIEDLILLLYAKGMSNFDIVDFVEKTYGVNYSPSKVSLITNSLLDDIRDWQQRPLEAQYAVIWIDAIHYKIRQDGKVICKAAMLVLGIDLEGKQDILSIHIVENETAASWMYILNDLKIRGMEDVLFLCSDNLPGLQKAVEASFPKTIHQICIVHQIRNTLKHVSYKDRKEVLLNVKAIYQAHDESSAQHALEMFKAKWQSKYHQAIQSWYQNWDALTSFLGYPQEIRKLIYTTNVIESFNASLRKYTRNKKVFPNDESALKSIYLAAQQIRPRWSKTRFNWSIIYNQLYIYFENRII
- a CDS encoding helix-turn-helix transcriptional regulator, translated to MSLGTKIRKIRELKGYSQENMAHALEMSQAGYGKIERDEVNITYDKLMKIAEVLETQIENIINFDEKTVITNFNPKIHQQIGSYYYSSEMKELYQAQIKLLEEKVKFLEDKIKQLTLN
- the pgeF gene encoding peptidoglycan editing factor PgeF, translated to MYIKPKIPIHWIKQIHSNKIIELPASNDIEADGSFTNVPGIVCAVKTADCLPIVFTNSKCTKVGIVHAGWRGLYNEIIGNMIAKLNEPIKDLLVWIGPGISSESYEVGSEIYDKFTNLDINFGSAFTKKINGKYQADLYMIAKIQLINLGVKTSQISGAKWDTFSNLDLHSSRRDGERSGRMATVVWINE
- a CDS encoding helix-turn-helix transcriptional regulator, whose protein sequence is MSTIPNYLKAYRKRTPLMQEEMSFLSDKPDTTNISRYEKGQREPNNETLLVYHYIFDAPIEELLKPESRIVKQKIVERIRDLINELRKEEQITLKNTFKINFLEQTFNRLTT